The proteins below come from a single Synechococcus sp. WH 8101 genomic window:
- a CDS encoding B12-binding domain-containing radical SAM protein, protein MRVLLLYPEFPSTFWSLHGALELLGRKVLLPPLGLITVAALLPQQWEFRLVDTNIRPVRADDWDWAELVMASAMLVQRQHLAQLIRRAKQQQLPVAVGGPFATSTPDAPELKDADYRILDEGEITIPLFLEALARGETQGQFRAGGERPDVHQSPIPRFDLLDFKHYSMMAVQFSRGCPYQCEFCDIIVLYGRKPRTKEPSQLLAELDCLHALGWGGEIFLVDDNFIGNKRNVKRLLPVLLHWQRLHQWPFSFTTEASLDLAQDEELMIAMAMAGFRRVFLGIETPDQDSLKLTNKIQNTRHPLDLAVERITAHGLEVMAGFILGFDGETTGAGDRIVQFIERTGIPLAMVGILVALPNTALWHRLQNEGRLLESKDGFDQGVQTHLLNFRPQRPMPEIAAEFLQAFATLYDPHAYLERVFRYCCWLDAGRRRIGHEPDQHWRWNQSAGLLRGITILCWRQGVLRKTRWLFWKHLWQIATHHPLILDEYLWLLMLNEHFITYQVSMTNQVQQQLQLLTSTMPS, encoded by the coding sequence ATGCGTGTGCTGTTGCTCTATCCCGAATTCCCAAGCACGTTCTGGAGCCTGCATGGGGCTCTGGAATTGCTGGGACGGAAGGTGCTGCTTCCGCCGCTGGGACTGATCACCGTGGCAGCCCTACTTCCGCAGCAGTGGGAGTTCCGTCTGGTGGACACCAACATCCGTCCGGTGCGTGCAGACGATTGGGACTGGGCGGAGCTTGTGATGGCCTCCGCCATGCTCGTGCAACGTCAGCATTTGGCCCAGCTGATTCGTCGTGCCAAACAGCAGCAGCTGCCTGTGGCTGTGGGTGGCCCGTTTGCCACCTCCACGCCGGACGCTCCGGAATTGAAGGACGCTGATTATCGAATCCTGGATGAGGGGGAAATCACGATCCCGCTGTTTCTGGAGGCCCTGGCCCGGGGTGAGACGCAAGGACAATTCCGAGCAGGGGGCGAACGGCCGGATGTGCATCAGTCACCGATTCCCCGATTCGACCTACTCGATTTCAAGCACTACAGCATGATGGCCGTCCAGTTTTCCAGAGGCTGTCCGTATCAGTGTGAATTTTGCGACATTATCGTGCTCTACGGCCGCAAGCCACGCACCAAAGAGCCCTCCCAATTGCTCGCAGAACTCGATTGCCTTCATGCTCTCGGTTGGGGTGGAGAAATCTTTCTTGTTGATGACAATTTTATCGGCAACAAGCGCAACGTGAAGCGACTTCTGCCCGTGCTACTGCATTGGCAACGCTTGCATCAGTGGCCCTTCAGCTTCACCACCGAAGCCTCCCTCGATCTGGCCCAGGATGAGGAGCTGATGATCGCGATGGCGATGGCAGGGTTCAGGCGGGTGTTTCTGGGGATTGAAACTCCGGATCAAGACAGCCTCAAGCTCACGAACAAAATCCAAAACACGCGCCATCCCCTCGATCTGGCCGTGGAGAGAATCACTGCCCATGGTTTGGAGGTGATGGCAGGATTTATTTTGGGCTTTGATGGCGAAACAACCGGAGCCGGGGATCGGATTGTGCAGTTCATTGAACGCACCGGGATCCCCTTGGCCATGGTTGGCATTCTGGTGGCCTTGCCGAACACGGCCTTGTGGCATCGCCTGCAGAATGAGGGGCGACTACTCGAGAGCAAGGACGGCTTCGATCAGGGGGTGCAAACCCATCTGCTCAACTTTCGACCGCAGCGCCCGATGCCGGAGATCGCCGCAGAATTTCTACAGGCCTTCGCAACGCTCTACGACCCACACGCCTATCTGGAGCGGGTGTTTCGTTACTGCTGCTGGCTTGATGCCGGACGGCGTCGGATCGGCCACGAACCGGACCAACATTGGCGATGGAATCAGAGTGCAGGCTTGCTCCGGGGAATCACGATTCTCTGTTGGCGTCAGGGGGTTCTGCGCAAGACACGCTGGCTGTTCTGGAAGCATTTATGGCAGATCGCGACTCATCATCCCCTGATCCTGGATGAATACCTCTGGCTCTTGATGCTCAATGAACATTTCATCACCTATCAAGTCAGCATGACCAATCAGGTGCAACAGCAGCTTCAGCTCTTGACCAGCACCATGCCGTCATGA
- the cfa gene encoding cyclopropane fatty acyl phospholipid synthase, with amino-acid sequence MTAPALIETIASMADVRFDGQRPYDLDVHDRGLFSDLLQRGGLALGEGYVRGDWDCDDLPELIARLLRARYQLEANPLQGLREAWQRLREWMLNPQTLHRSFRVGRVHYDIDPRVYAAMLDARRIYSCAIWNDGDTLDQAQERKLDLICRKLELQPGHRLLDVGCGWGGLLAYACEHYGVQGYGITISARQYAYIRDHHTHWPIEVLMADYRSLPQLNQPRFDRIVSVGMFEHVGPVNQGTYHRILRDCLLPDGLFLLQTIGHFVTTAQTDPWIERYIFPGGRLPAPSQLAQAVEGVFQLQSWENYGLHYERTLLAWWEKFSAHWPLLQGTLSDEFYRMWRYYLLGCAGYFRSGHGQLWQLLLRPAL; translated from the coding sequence ATGACCGCACCAGCTCTCATTGAGACCATCGCCTCGATGGCAGATGTTCGCTTTGATGGCCAAAGGCCCTATGACCTCGATGTGCATGATCGGGGTCTTTTTTCTGACCTGCTTCAGAGGGGAGGGCTGGCTCTTGGGGAGGGATATGTTCGTGGTGATTGGGATTGTGATGATCTGCCGGAGTTGATTGCACGGCTCTTGCGTGCTCGCTATCAGCTTGAGGCTAATCCTTTGCAGGGTCTTCGAGAAGCCTGGCAGCGGCTACGGGAGTGGATGCTGAATCCCCAGACCCTGCATCGGTCCTTTCGCGTAGGGCGGGTGCATTACGACATCGATCCGAGGGTGTACGCGGCCATGCTCGATGCCAGGCGGATTTACAGCTGTGCGATCTGGAACGACGGCGACACCCTGGATCAGGCCCAGGAACGCAAGCTGGATCTGATCTGCCGCAAACTGGAGTTACAGCCTGGCCATCGCCTCCTTGATGTGGGCTGCGGCTGGGGCGGCTTGTTGGCCTATGCCTGCGAGCACTATGGGGTGCAAGGCTATGGGATCACGATTTCAGCGCGACAGTATGCCTATATCCGTGATCACCACACCCATTGGCCGATTGAGGTGCTGATGGCTGATTATCGCTCCCTGCCGCAACTGAATCAACCGCGCTTTGATCGCATCGTATCTGTGGGAATGTTTGAGCATGTGGGTCCCGTCAATCAAGGCACGTATCATCGGATCTTGCGGGATTGCTTGCTGCCGGATGGCCTCTTCCTGTTGCAGACAATCGGTCACTTTGTGACCACCGCCCAAACCGATCCATGGATTGAGCGCTACATCTTCCCGGGTGGTCGCCTGCCAGCCCCGTCCCAGTTAGCGCAAGCCGTTGAGGGGGTCTTTCAGCTGCAAAGCTGGGAAAACTATGGACTCCACTATGAACGCACCCTGTTGGCTTGGTGGGAGAAGTTCTCAGCCCACTGGCCCCTGTTGCAAGGGACGCTCAGCGATGAGTTTTACCGGATGTGGCGTTACTACCTTCTCGGTTGTGCGGGTTACTTCCGCTCTGGCCATGGCCAGCTCTGGCAGTTGCTCCTGCGTCCCGCCCTCTGA
- a CDS encoding peptidase domain-containing ABC transporter, which yields MAVVPMFCVKAGSVPISLAVLLSPLRRLGQHLAPAYPCVRQFDEEDCGAACLATVAKSHGIQLPQGMIRDAVGTTSHGTTLLGLRRGAEQLGFAARAARAPERFLDALREVPLPLICHWDGQHWVVLHHLIGDEVLIADPAVGLRRLSRERFLQHWNDGVVLLLEPDPARRPEHPEEPSHAFAVLLRYVLPFRKLLVQALLLNLVVGMMSLGLPLLMQLLTDDVLVRGDQRMLVSLCLGLMLLFAFRSLIGQLQGHLVGYFGQKLQLQMVMHYGRQLLLLPLRYFETHRSGEAVSRIGDIEHVNNLIGSVVLGLPSQFCIALISLVLMWTYSASLTLAALLGYTLVITCSLVFLPALKAASRELLVRSADNQGFLVEIFRGASVLKTSEAFAQAWQEYQSNFGRMSHLAWRELRLKLAESSLTGALGSVVTVALLWYGSSFVIARELSIGQLLAFNGFGANVLALLASLSGVTQELLLADVVIRRMGDVLERKPEPMGPGTGASVTIPRNAEIRCEAITYNHPGRRALLQDLNLLIPGGVTTALVGESGCGKSTLSKILAGIYPPDQGTIHFGPFNSRDLSLDVLRSQVVLVPQESVIFNRSIAENFTFAHPGVSFEQIVAACQLSLADDFIRQLPDGYRTILGEFGANLSGGQRQRLAIARALISDPPLLILDEATSALDPVLESRLMERLLEQRQGHTTVLISHRPSVIMRADWIIYLEQGQVLAENTPRLLQEHAPVAPFLKVA from the coding sequence ATGGCTGTTGTTCCGATGTTCTGCGTAAAGGCTGGTTCTGTGCCCATTTCCCTTGCCGTCTTGCTGTCGCCATTGCGGCGCCTGGGACAACATCTTGCGCCTGCTTATCCCTGCGTGCGTCAGTTCGATGAGGAGGATTGTGGGGCCGCCTGCTTGGCCACGGTGGCCAAAAGCCATGGCATTCAGCTTCCCCAGGGGATGATTCGCGACGCGGTGGGCACCACCAGCCATGGCACCACCTTGCTCGGCCTGCGCCGCGGTGCCGAGCAACTCGGGTTCGCAGCGCGGGCTGCCCGAGCGCCGGAGCGATTTCTTGACGCGCTCAGGGAGGTTCCCCTGCCACTGATCTGTCACTGGGATGGCCAGCACTGGGTGGTGTTACATCACCTGATCGGCGATGAGGTGCTGATTGCCGATCCAGCTGTCGGTTTGCGCCGCCTCAGTCGGGAGCGATTCCTGCAGCATTGGAATGACGGCGTCGTTCTGCTGCTCGAGCCCGATCCGGCCCGCCGTCCTGAGCATCCCGAAGAACCCAGCCATGCCTTTGCAGTGCTGCTGCGCTATGTGCTGCCGTTCCGCAAACTTCTGGTTCAGGCGCTCTTGCTCAATCTGGTGGTGGGCATGATGTCGCTGGGTTTGCCCCTGTTGATGCAGCTACTCACCGACGACGTGCTAGTGCGCGGTGATCAGCGCATGCTCGTGAGCCTCTGCCTCGGCCTGATGCTGCTTTTTGCCTTCCGTTCGCTGATCGGACAGTTGCAGGGCCATCTGGTCGGTTACTTCGGTCAGAAGCTGCAGTTGCAGATGGTGATGCATTACGGCCGACAGCTGCTCCTCTTGCCTCTGCGTTATTTCGAAACCCATCGCAGCGGCGAGGCGGTGAGTCGCATCGGCGACATCGAGCATGTGAACAACCTGATTGGCTCGGTGGTGCTTGGCCTTCCCAGTCAGTTCTGCATTGCGCTGATTTCGCTGGTTCTGATGTGGACCTATTCAGCCTCACTGACGCTGGCCGCCTTACTCGGTTACACGTTGGTGATCACCTGCAGTTTGGTGTTTCTACCTGCCTTGAAGGCGGCTTCGCGGGAGCTGTTGGTGCGCTCTGCTGACAATCAAGGCTTCCTGGTGGAGATCTTTCGTGGCGCCAGTGTGTTGAAGACGAGTGAGGCCTTCGCCCAGGCCTGGCAGGAATATCAAAGCAATTTCGGTCGGATGTCACACCTCGCCTGGCGCGAGCTGCGGCTGAAGTTGGCTGAATCCAGCCTCACCGGAGCCCTCGGCAGCGTGGTCACCGTGGCCTTGCTCTGGTACGGCAGTTCGTTTGTGATTGCCCGCGAGCTCTCGATCGGCCAGTTGCTGGCGTTCAACGGCTTTGGTGCCAACGTGCTGGCTTTGCTCGCATCCTTGAGTGGTGTCACCCAGGAATTGTTGCTGGCGGATGTGGTGATTCGCCGGATGGGTGATGTGTTGGAACGCAAACCGGAACCGATGGGTCCAGGAACCGGTGCCTCGGTGACGATCCCCAGGAATGCTGAAATCCGCTGCGAAGCGATCACCTACAACCATCCTGGTCGGCGCGCGTTGCTTCAAGACCTCAACCTCCTGATTCCAGGAGGTGTCACCACGGCTCTGGTAGGGGAATCCGGCTGTGGCAAAAGCACCCTCAGCAAGATCCTGGCCGGCATCTATCCACCTGATCAGGGCACGATCCACTTCGGGCCGTTCAATAGTCGGGACCTGTCGCTTGATGTGTTGCGTTCCCAGGTGGTGCTGGTGCCGCAGGAATCGGTCATCTTCAATCGCTCCATCGCGGAGAACTTCACCTTCGCCCATCCGGGAGTGAGCTTTGAGCAGATCGTTGCGGCCTGTCAGCTTTCCCTCGCCGATGATTTCATCCGGCAACTGCCGGATGGCTATCGCACGATTCTTGGTGAGTTCGGCGCCAACCTCTCCGGCGGTCAACGTCAGCGGCTGGCGATTGCGCGGGCCTTGATCAGTGATCCACCGCTGTTGATTCTTGATGAGGCCACCTCTGCACTCGACCCCGTGCTGGAGAGCCGGCTGATGGAGCGCCTGCTCGAGCAGCGTCAGGGACACACCACCGTGCTGATCAGTCACCGCCCCTCGGTGATCATGCGTGCCGATTGGATTATTTATCTCGAGCAGGGCCAGGTGTTGGCGGAAAACACACCACGCTTGCTCCAGGAGCACGCCCCTGTTGCACCCTTCCTGAAGGTGGCCTGA
- a CDS encoding Hsp20/alpha crystallin family protein, which translates to MDRALAMPTMPFTSTMPWNEWGPRVDIYEANGSYQFKADLPGMRRDDVSVMVSGDRLTVQGERKREKEEKNPRFHRVERSYGSFSRSFTLPEDADLKAVKAHCENGELTISIPRKGGAVETKAIKIPVS; encoded by the coding sequence ATGGATCGAGCCCTGGCCATGCCGACGATGCCATTCACATCCACGATGCCCTGGAATGAATGGGGCCCTCGTGTGGACATCTATGAAGCCAATGGCTCCTATCAATTCAAAGCCGATCTACCGGGCATGCGCCGTGATGATGTGTCGGTGATGGTGTCGGGTGACCGACTCACCGTGCAAGGTGAACGGAAACGGGAAAAAGAGGAGAAGAATCCTCGTTTTCACCGGGTCGAGCGCTCCTATGGCAGCTTCAGTCGCAGTTTTACCTTGCCTGAAGACGCGGATCTCAAGGCAGTGAAGGCCCACTGCGAAAATGGTGAGCTCACGATTTCCATCCCCCGCAAGGGCGGCGCGGTCGAAACAAAGGCGATCAAGATTCCTGTGTCTTGA
- a CDS encoding cation-transporting P-type ATPase yields the protein MQLAASQPIWALQRHQLWSALRTRPEGLSSAEAAARLQRFGPNSLPPLRRRPLALRFTDQLVHFMALLLWVAGGLAFLAQAPQLGWVIWAVVLINALFSFWQEFKAERTLEALASNLPAQVQVWRDGQLQQRTALELVCGDRIVLEEGDRIPADCRLLVAHQLAVNLSVLTGESLPVCREDTIQSEANLPSRERSNLLLAGSTVVAGHGEALVYATGAETELGQMAHLSASTSRGISTLEVQIQRIVHTITLIAVSTGVLTFLVDLLIVRLTPLESLIYAVGILVSFVPEGLLPQVTLTLALNVQRMARRQALVRRLSAVESLGSVGVICTDKTGTLTQNRMAVETTWSPAGSDHCDLLLLSASLCSNARIQPTETGQWHANGDPTEAALVIAAVQAKWIDLHAAQAFPRYREVPFDSHRRRMSVVVAPMTPMPGLPSPACPERLVICKGALEEVLPRCSHWLSADAFTPLGHQNRAIAEDAERAMAARGIRVISVALRTGDQALDNAPPEALENDLCLIGLVGLYDPPRPEVPDAIRLCRNAGIKVTMVTGDAGLTAQAIARQIGLLDPEPGNDHSSGFDPVRVIEGSTLERISDLQLRHLLKYRTRLVFARMSPEQKLRLVQAYRQLGDVVAVTGDGVNDAPALRAADVGVAMGRIGTDVAREAADIVLLDDNFATVVEAVRYGRGVVSNIRKFITYILVANIAEATPFFLMVALRIPPALSVMQILAVDLGTDVLPALGLGAERPDAGIMQQPPRARQAPLLDRGMLIRAYGFLGALEAFFAMAAYLMVWQLGGVNLWELRELTPSLFNHTASDPIQMLQRSASSAAFATIVASQVGVLMACRSDWRSAWSMMRSANALLWLGVGGELVLLIALVLWHPLAALFGMAPFPEPILLWMTSSAVLIVLADDWLKRQQMQHRRRDTVHR from the coding sequence GTGCAGCTCGCCGCCAGTCAACCGATCTGGGCACTCCAACGCCATCAACTCTGGTCAGCCCTTCGCACCAGGCCTGAGGGACTGAGCAGCGCAGAAGCGGCAGCCCGTCTGCAGCGCTTCGGCCCTAACAGTCTCCCTCCCCTGCGGCGGCGCCCCCTGGCACTGCGCTTCACCGACCAGCTGGTGCACTTCATGGCCCTGCTGCTCTGGGTGGCGGGCGGTCTGGCCTTCCTGGCCCAGGCGCCTCAACTCGGCTGGGTGATCTGGGCTGTGGTGCTGATCAACGCCCTCTTTTCCTTCTGGCAGGAATTCAAAGCGGAACGCACGCTGGAGGCATTGGCAAGCAACCTGCCAGCCCAGGTGCAGGTGTGGCGCGATGGCCAGTTGCAACAGCGCACGGCCCTCGAGCTGGTCTGCGGCGATCGGATTGTTCTCGAGGAAGGCGACCGGATCCCCGCCGACTGCCGGTTGTTGGTGGCCCATCAGCTGGCGGTGAATCTCTCGGTGCTCACAGGCGAATCCCTACCGGTGTGCCGAGAGGACACGATTCAGTCGGAGGCCAATCTCCCCAGCCGTGAACGCTCGAATCTGCTCCTGGCGGGATCGACGGTGGTCGCTGGCCATGGCGAAGCGCTCGTGTATGCCACCGGAGCGGAAACCGAATTGGGGCAGATGGCTCACCTCTCGGCCAGCACAAGCCGCGGCATCAGCACCCTGGAGGTGCAGATCCAGCGGATTGTCCACACGATCACGCTGATCGCGGTGAGCACAGGCGTGCTCACCTTCCTGGTGGACCTTTTGATCGTTCGCCTCACGCCTCTCGAAAGCCTGATCTACGCGGTGGGCATCCTGGTGAGCTTTGTTCCCGAAGGGCTCCTGCCTCAGGTGACACTCACCCTGGCTCTGAATGTGCAGCGCATGGCCCGGCGCCAGGCGCTGGTGCGCAGACTCTCGGCGGTGGAGAGCCTGGGGTCGGTGGGGGTGATCTGCACCGACAAAACCGGCACCCTGACCCAGAACCGTATGGCTGTGGAGACCACCTGGTCGCCTGCGGGCTCCGATCACTGCGATCTGTTGCTCCTCTCCGCCAGCCTCTGCAGCAACGCCAGGATTCAACCCACGGAGACTGGACAGTGGCACGCCAACGGGGATCCGACTGAAGCCGCCCTTGTCATTGCAGCAGTGCAGGCGAAATGGATCGATCTCCACGCTGCACAGGCCTTCCCACGCTACCGAGAAGTGCCATTTGACTCCCATCGCCGCAGGATGAGTGTGGTGGTGGCACCGATGACGCCGATGCCGGGGCTGCCATCACCCGCTTGCCCCGAGCGACTGGTGATCTGCAAAGGAGCGTTGGAGGAGGTGCTGCCGCGCTGCAGCCACTGGCTGAGCGCCGATGCGTTCACACCTCTTGGCCATCAGAACCGTGCGATTGCCGAGGATGCGGAACGCGCCATGGCCGCCAGGGGCATCCGCGTCATCAGCGTGGCCCTACGAACGGGGGATCAGGCACTCGACAACGCGCCACCCGAAGCTCTGGAAAACGATCTGTGCTTGATCGGGCTAGTGGGACTTTATGACCCACCCCGCCCTGAGGTGCCTGATGCCATCCGTCTCTGCAGGAACGCCGGCATCAAGGTGACGATGGTCACGGGCGATGCGGGCCTCACGGCCCAGGCGATCGCCCGCCAGATCGGCCTGCTCGACCCTGAGCCAGGTAACGACCACTCCTCCGGTTTCGATCCTGTGCGGGTGATTGAAGGCAGCACCCTGGAGCGAATCAGCGACCTGCAACTGCGCCACCTTCTGAAGTACCGAACGCGACTGGTGTTTGCCCGCATGTCTCCGGAGCAGAAACTACGGCTCGTGCAGGCCTATCGGCAGCTGGGTGATGTGGTGGCCGTGACGGGCGATGGCGTCAATGACGCGCCGGCCCTGCGGGCTGCAGATGTGGGGGTGGCCATGGGGCGCATTGGCACCGATGTGGCACGAGAAGCTGCCGACATCGTGCTGCTCGACGACAACTTCGCCACCGTTGTGGAGGCCGTGCGCTACGGACGAGGCGTGGTCAGCAACATCCGCAAGTTCATCACCTACATCCTGGTGGCGAACATCGCGGAAGCGACACCCTTTTTTCTGATGGTGGCCTTGCGGATCCCACCGGCCCTCTCGGTGATGCAGATCCTGGCGGTGGACCTGGGCACCGATGTGCTGCCAGCCCTTGGTCTTGGCGCGGAGCGTCCGGATGCCGGGATCATGCAACAACCGCCGCGAGCACGACAGGCACCACTTTTAGATCGCGGGATGCTGATCCGGGCCTACGGATTTCTGGGGGCGCTGGAGGCGTTCTTTGCCATGGCTGCCTATCTGATGGTTTGGCAGCTGGGGGGCGTGAACCTGTGGGAGCTACGCGAACTGACACCAAGCCTGTTCAATCACACGGCGAGCGATCCAATCCAGATGCTTCAACGCAGCGCTTCCAGCGCTGCTTTCGCCACGATCGTGGCCAGCCAGGTTGGTGTGCTGATGGCGTGCCGCAGTGACTGGCGATCGGCATGGTCGATGATGCGCTCGGCCAATGCGCTGCTCTGGCTGGGGGTGGGTGGCGAGCTGGTTCTTTTGATCGCACTGGTGCTTTGGCACCCCCTCGCCGCGCTGTTTGGAATGGCACCGTTTCCGGAGCCGATCCTGCTCTGGATGACCAGCTCGGCTGTGTTGATCGTGCTGGCCGATGACTGGTTGAAACGGCAACAGATGCAACATCGACGCAGAGATACCGTGCATCGGTAA
- a CDS encoding ZIP family metal transporter produces MSADLTSAITIAIGAVLMSLIAMVGAITLVLPARRLEALLLPLVALAAGSLLGGALFHMLPEGFSQLLPRRGALWIGAGFSTFLVLEQSLHWHHSHRAQTHRSTVAVKPMALLILLGDGLHNFIGGLGITGTYLINPAAGVAAWFAAVLHEIPQELGDFGVLVHSGWPPTRALFWNLISALTFPLGALLAWSFRASLPLAPLVLFAAGNFLYIAASDLVPEIKATQRTLPALANVGWFLLGLLMLQRLAI; encoded by the coding sequence ATGAGCGCCGATCTGACCAGCGCCATCACAATCGCCATAGGTGCCGTGCTGATGAGCCTGATCGCCATGGTGGGAGCGATCACCCTGGTGCTGCCGGCCCGTCGACTGGAAGCTCTGCTGCTGCCACTGGTGGCTCTTGCGGCGGGATCACTGCTCGGAGGTGCACTGTTCCACATGCTTCCCGAGGGATTCTCCCAACTGCTGCCCCGCCGTGGAGCGCTCTGGATCGGCGCTGGTTTCAGCACCTTCCTGGTGCTGGAGCAATCGCTGCATTGGCATCACAGCCATCGCGCGCAGACGCATCGATCAACCGTTGCCGTGAAACCGATGGCTCTGTTGATCCTGCTCGGCGATGGTCTGCACAACTTCATCGGTGGCCTGGGCATCACCGGCACTTATCTGATCAATCCGGCGGCGGGGGTCGCCGCCTGGTTTGCAGCTGTGCTGCACGAAATCCCCCAGGAGCTGGGCGATTTCGGCGTGCTGGTCCACAGCGGCTGGCCACCGACTCGCGCCCTGTTCTGGAATCTGATCTCGGCACTCACCTTCCCGCTCGGTGCCCTGCTGGCCTGGAGTTTTCGCGCCAGCCTGCCCCTGGCCCCCCTGGTGCTCTTTGCCGCCGGAAACTTTCTCTACATCGCCGCCTCGGATCTGGTTCCAGAGATCAAGGCCACACAGCGCACCCTGCCGGCCCTGGCCAATGTGGGTTGGTTTCTGCTCGGCCTGCTGATGCTGCAGCGACTGGCTATTTAA
- a CDS encoding YbhB/YbcL family Raf kinase inhibitor-like protein has translation MASGNGVFHLDSPAFGDGDLIPLIHTAESLNLSPPLRWAGAPAGTRSFALIVDDPDAAGGHWVHWVLFNLPPEQRALSAAQPQSLQLANGARQGCCWGINHFQRTGYQGPLPPEGELHRYVFQLYALDESLLLPAGSTASDLRDAMQSHVLADASLIGLYGRHQGE, from the coding sequence ATGGCCAGCGGTAACGGCGTGTTTCACCTCGATTCACCGGCCTTTGGCGATGGCGACCTGATCCCCTTGATTCATACCGCTGAGAGCCTCAACCTCTCGCCGCCATTGCGTTGGGCTGGAGCACCGGCCGGCACCCGGAGCTTTGCACTGATTGTGGATGATCCCGATGCAGCGGGCGGTCACTGGGTGCACTGGGTTCTCTTCAATCTGCCGCCTGAGCAACGCGCCCTTTCCGCAGCTCAGCCGCAATCGCTGCAGTTGGCCAATGGTGCTCGCCAGGGTTGTTGCTGGGGCATCAACCATTTTCAGCGCACCGGCTACCAGGGTCCACTGCCCCCTGAGGGTGAACTGCATCGCTATGTGTTTCAGCTGTATGCCCTCGATGAGTCGCTGCTGCTACCGGCAGGAAGCACAGCGAGTGATCTGCGGGATGCGATGCAGAGCCATGTGCTGGCTGATGCCTCCCTGATCGGACTGTATGGCCGGCATCAGGGTGAATGA
- a CDS encoding STAS/SEC14 domain-containing protein produces the protein MPSATVGFAFRGQVSDAELQRCVVPTIESRLLDVERIKALLVFESSFQHFGLAAALDDAVLGLRHWEGFERIAVVTDQPLIRHATTVMALLLPCPVRMFRLEQQDEARRWLSESLGTIHLERAGDVITITLLGLLDSQTFARIETDLSRLFTAGERPRVLVDLRQFDGWLALTALREHLRLIHTYRQQPSRIAVVTGELWQQLAHRLVRGFGEPRVEVFPSGRMLEAQEWICQD, from the coding sequence TTGCCCTCAGCCACTGTGGGTTTCGCATTTCGTGGTCAGGTCAGTGATGCAGAATTACAGCGCTGTGTGGTGCCAACGATCGAATCAAGGCTGCTGGACGTTGAGCGCATCAAGGCTCTGCTGGTGTTTGAATCAAGCTTTCAGCATTTTGGCTTGGCAGCAGCGCTCGATGACGCGGTGCTGGGACTACGCCACTGGGAGGGTTTCGAGCGGATCGCCGTCGTGACGGATCAGCCCCTGATCCGTCACGCCACGACGGTGATGGCCCTGCTGCTTCCATGCCCTGTGCGCATGTTTCGTCTGGAGCAACAAGATGAGGCACGTCGTTGGTTGAGTGAATCCCTTGGCACCATCCATCTCGAACGGGCAGGTGATGTCATCACGATCACGCTGCTTGGTTTACTGGATTCGCAGACCTTTGCACGCATCGAGACAGACCTGTCAAGGCTGTTTACCGCCGGTGAGCGCCCCCGTGTACTTGTGGATCTGCGTCAGTTTGATGGTTGGCTTGCATTGACAGCGCTACGGGAGCACCTGCGACTGATTCACACCTACAGGCAACAACCTTCCCGCATTGCGGTGGTCACAGGTGAGCTCTGGCAGCAGTTGGCGCACAGGCTTGTTCGCGGCTTTGGTGAGCCCAGGGTCGAAGTGTTTCCCAGTGGGCGCATGCTGGAGGCGCAGGAGTGGATCTGCCAGGATTGA